In a single window of the Penaeus chinensis breed Huanghai No. 1 chromosome 4, ASM1920278v2, whole genome shotgun sequence genome:
- the LOC125025246 gene encoding basic proline-rich protein-like yields the protein MESGRNKVEDGRNMVECRRSKVERPAPCTACSRYMGMAASSAPGTRPYPPPAANSKQQTRRASAADSPPGLLLRAPGPPQGDTAPHPPPADASETKRHTPYVRGATNRPTALSMPYRPARPLPAPPTPRKPHTETGGGVRRKPHVSTAIESTHMKETEEVRRKTGAPPPARAARRARARVPRASSSSRSRPALPPARPATPAPPPPTARQTAPEPLSRDTGATRRPGPTA from the exons ATGGAGAGTGGAAGGAATAAGGTGGAAGATGGAAGGAATATGGTGGAGTGTAGAAGATCCAAGGTGGAGA GGCCTGCCCCATGCACCGCCTGCTCCCGGTACATGGGCATGGCGGCCTCGTCCGCCCCCGGCACGCGCCCCTACCCGCCCCCCGCGGCGAACAGCAAACAGCAGACCAGGCGTGCCTCGGCGGCGGACTCCCCCCCCGGGCTGCTGCTCCGCGCGCCTGGGCCGCCGCAGGGCGACACAGCACCACACCCCCCGCCGGCAGACGCATCAGAGACGAAGAGGCACACCCCATACGTCCGGGGCGCCACGAACCGACCTACCGCACTCTCCATGCCCTACAGGCCGGCGCGACCATTGCCGGCGCCCCCCACGCCACGGAAGCCTCACacggaaacgggggggggggtccgcAGAAAGCCGCACGTTAGCACCGCAATTGAGAGCACACacatgaaagagacagaggaagtgcGCCGGAAGACAGGGG CCCCGCCGCCCGCTCGCGCCGCGCGCCGCGCTCGCGCTCGCGTTCCGCGCGCGTCTTCCTCGTCGCGCTCGCGCCCTGCCCTCCCGCCCGCCAGGCCCGCCACGCCCGCCCCGCCGCCGCCGACCGCCCGCCAGACCGCACCAGAACCGCTCTCGCGTGATACCGGCGCCACGCGTCGCCCAGGCCCTACCGCCTAG